In Pectobacterium actinidiae, the DNA window GGCATCCACCCAACGGAAAAGCGCGAAGAAGAAAAAGAGCAGGCACAAGAAGCGTTGAATACTTTTGCGAAGGTCGCGCAGGACTGGCATCGAAACATTAGCCAAAACAGATGGTCAGAAACGCACGCCGGACGGGTATGGCGCGATATGGAACGAAATCTACTGCCTGCTATCGGGCATCGCCATATTGCCGACCTGAAAACTAAAGACCTGCTCGAACCGCTGAAAGTCGTCGAACAAAACGGCCATCTTGATTTGGCGTCACGGCTGCGCCAGCGCGTCACCGATATTATGCGCTACGCGGTGCAAAACGATCTGATAGAGCGCAACCCCGCGCAAGACCTCTCCGGGGCGATAGCCGCACCAAAAGCTACCCATCGGCCAGCGTTGAATCTGAATAAACTGCCGGATTTTCTGGCACGGATTGAACGCCACAAAGGACGGGCGTTAACCAGACTGGCGTTAAAACTCACGCTGTGCGTTTTTATCCGTTCCAGCGAGCTACGTTTCGCACGCTGGCCGGAAATCGATTTTAAACGTGCCATGTGGACGATACCGGCTGAACGTGAAGCCATTCCCGGCGTGAAGCACTCGCAGCGCGGCGCAAAGATGCGCTCTGAACATCTGGTGCCGTATGAGTTTAAAAATACTTGATTCATTAGGGCATTAGCGATGAAAAAAACGAAAAAACCAACGGTAGCGTTACTTCTCTGATTGAAGAAGCAGAACAGCGTCATCAGAGAGTCTTACAGGGACTTGCTGATGTTGATGCAGGGCGTGTTGTGAATCACTCTGATATGCAAGCATTTATCACCAGACTGAAGAAAGCATAATCGATAGAAATACGGGACGTATCCTGTATCTAAAGCCTATGCATTAAGCTCCGCACCAGCCCCTTTTTTGGGAGGGGCTGGCGCTCATTGTTCTTATGTAGATGATTTCCCAGTTACTCATACTACCCAAGTATCATTTCCACTAGATCGTTTTCCACCATTATAAATTTACCTTTTTACAGCATATAAGCTGTTTTGTTATTTTACAGCCTATTTGATGTATTTTGTTTTTACAGCTTATAGGGTGTATTATGTAAAAACAGCCTATAGTATGTATAAGTATCTAAAATAAGGGTAAGTGCCTTATGAATACAGTCTATCCGTTGAAAACCTTGAATCAGTTGCGCCCATTGCTGATTGGCTTTCGCAAAGCTAAAGGACTGACGCAAAAAGACGTGTCTGAAAGGTTAGGTGTAACACAACAAACCTATGCCCGTTTGGAAGCAAACCCCGGAAGTGCCAGTATTGAGCGCTTGTTTAAAGTGCTCACCGTTCTGGGGGTTGAGGTAGTGCTGTCTTCTGGACCAAGAGTACATTTCTCGATGTCGTCCTCAACAATGGAAGAGCCAGAAAAGCCAATAGACTCACCCGCCAGACGGGAAAAATGGTGACACTATGCCTCGAATACAACAGCGTTTAGCAATATGGATGAATGGAATTCAAGTGGGATTCTGGGAAAAGAGCCGAGGCGAAGATAGGTTGCAATATCTTCCCGAATGGATCGCTGATGAACAAGGAAGACCTTTATCGCTTTCTTTGCTTTTCACCCCCGGTAATCAGATTTGGCGGGGCAATGTGGTACGCGACTATTTTGATAATTTATTGCCTGACAGCGAAGGTATACGCAGGCGTTTAGCGACGCGTTACCACGCTGATAGCCTTGAGCCTTTTGATCTGTTGGCTGAGCTGGGGAGAGACTGTGTTGGTGCGATACAGTTGCTGAATGGTAATGAGGAGCCTACAGATCTCTTTTCCGTAAAGTATCGCCCGCTTTGTGACGCAGAGATTGCCGCTATATTGCGTAATACAACAGCGGCATTGTTGCCAGGTCGGCAGGATGATACTGACGATTTACGTTTATCGATTGCCGGTGCGCAGGAAAAAACGGCTTTACTCTGGCATGAAAGGCAATGGTGTTTGCCAGAAGGGAGTACCCCTACGACGCATATTTTCAAGTTACCACTCGGGCTAGTGGGTAATATGCAAGCGGATATGAGTACGTCGGTTGAAAATGAATGGCTGTGTTCTTTGATCCTTAAGGAATATGGAATTCCTGTTGCAAAAACACAGATTGCGCAGTTTGAAGATCAGAAAGTATTGGTTGTTGAGCGTTTTGACAGAAGATGGTCAAGCGATCAGCAATGGATCATTCGCTTGCCACAAGAGGATATGTGTCAGGCTCTGGGTGTTTCCCCGCTACGAAAATACCAGTCTGATGGTGGGCCGGGGATTTCCGATATTATGACCATACTGAGTCATTCAGAGCAGGCAGAGCAGGACAAAGCGCAGTTTTTCAGGGCGCAAATTATTTTCTGGCTGATAGCGGCTACTGATGGGCACGCCAAAAATTTCAGTATCGCTATTGAGCCACAAGGTCGCTATCACCTTACGCCTCTTTATGATGTTTTATCGGCATGGCCGGTCATTGGTCCGCGTAATAACCAGATTTCCTGGCAGAAGAGCAAGCTGGCAATGGCTGTTCGGGGTAGTAGTAATTATTACCATCTGTACAGAATTCAACGGCGGCATTGGGTCAATCATGGTGAATTAACTGGTCTGGGTAGACGACAGGTTGAAGCCATGATGGATGATATTATCTTCAGGACACCTGAGGTTATTGAACGTGTATCTTCGTTGCTGCCTGAGTCATTCTCACCAGAGCTTGCGGAATGTGTTTTTGACGGTATGCGACAACAGTGTGGTCGGTTACAAGAATTGCACCGTAAATAGGATATTGAAGAACGTCTTGAAGCAATTCACCTTTCAGGCAGGGGTAGCCATAGAACGGTGAGTGGCTAGGGAAAGCGATCATAAACATCCCCCACCTTTCCCCCACTTACTCAGGGATCACGGCTTCCCCCACCTAATTTTTATGACTTTTTTTAAAATGATTATTTATTAGTAAGTTAAGTTATTCCCCTCACTTTGCGCCTATATATGCGTGGGAAGTGGGGGAAAATGCCGGATAGGATGACGCATTATCCGTTCGCCCCCACTTTCCCCCGTTTAATCCCACACCTTATTCCGTTGCGATAGCGGCGTGACACTTTCCCCATCAAAGGCGATCAGGCCATCCTTTTCCAGCTTGTCCAGCCCGCGGGTGAACTTCTTGTTCACGTCAAAGCCGATATGTCCGCATATCGTCTCGTACTAATGAACGGGGCAACCTTCGCCGTTGGCCGTGCCAGAAACTAATAACCCAACCTCCCCTTAACCACACAGATAATCACAATCGTCATGAAAAAGAATCATATACCGAAATGCGGATTGTGCTTATGCTGAAACGCAGTGCGTGATTTGGGCAACGTGTAGAAACTCGGAAATCCCTGAAACCACATTTTCTGCTGCACGCTATTCATACAGCTCGTGAGCTTTTAATAAATGGGAACGGAGGGAGAACAGGTGGAGTTAATCGTGACACACGACATTACCGATAGCGATCGGGACGAACTTTTTGCGGGTCTCCGGAGCTACAACGCTCAGTTTATTAATCCGGCTTCTTTTGGGCAAATCGGTATTTTTCATCGCAATAGTGCCGGAATCATGACCGGGGGATTGATTGCCACGCGTAAAGGATTATGGCTGTGTATTGATTATTTATGGGTGGGTGAGGAATCCAGAGGCCTGAAGCTCGGCAGTGCGTTGGTGAAGGAAGCGGAACAGGAGGCGATGCGTCTTGGGTGCCGTCATGCGCTAGTCGATACGTTTAGTTTTCAAGCACTTCCCTTCTATGAAAAACAGGGTTATCAGCTACAAATGTCTTTACCTGATTTTCCCGAAGAAGGCATGTTAAGGCACTATCTAATAAAGAAACATATGCAGTCTGCATGATAGTTATCTGCCCATTGACCAATGACAAAGTAGATAAGGCATCACACTCTTTATAATCAGACCCGTTTGTCTTCTCACTGGTGTGAATGTATGGCTTATCAACTTAATCTTAACTGGCCCGAATTCTTAGAAAAATACTGGCAAAAACAACCTGTTGTATTGAAGAACGCTTTTCCGAATTTCGTCGATCCGATTACACCGGATGAGCTGGCGGGGCTGGCGATGGAGGCGGAGGTCGATAGCCGTTTGGTCAGCCATAAAAATGGTCAGTGGCAGGCTAGCAACGGGCCGTTTGAGCATTTTGATAATTTGGGTGAAACCGGTTGGTCGCTGCTGGCTCAGGCGGTGAATCACTGGCATGCACCGTCTGCTGAACTCGTGAGTCCGTTCCGCGTGTTGCCGGACTGGCGTTTAGATGACTTGATGATCTCCTTTTCCGTACCGGGCGGCGGCGTGGGGCCGCATATCGATCAGTACGATGTCTTCATCATTCAGGGGATGGGCAGCCGTCGTTGGCGTGTGGGTGACAAGCTGCCGATGCGCCAGTTCTGCCCGCATCCCGCGCTGCTGCATGTCGATCCTTTCCCGCCAATCATTGATGAAGATCTTGAACCGGGCGACATTCTCTATATTCCGCCAGGCTTCCCGCACGATGGTTTCACGCATAAAACCGCGCTCAATTACTCCGTGGGGTTCCGCGGGCCGAACGGCAGAGACTTAATCAGCAGCTTTGCTGACTACGTGCTGGAGAACGATCTCGGCGGTGAGCACTATAGCGACCCTGATTTGACCTGTCGGGAGCATCCGGGGCGGGTTGAGGAGTATGAGTTTGAGCGTCTGCGCGAGATGATGATCGACGTGATTAATCAGCCGGAAGCGCTTAAAGCGTGGTTCGGCCGCTTTGTCACGACGCCGCGTCACGAGCTGGATATCGCGCCGGCGGAACCGCCTTATAAGCAGGATGAGATTGTGTGGGCATTGATGGATGGCAGTGTGTTGACGCGTCTGAGTGGACTGCGCGTTCTTGAAGTCGGCGGTAGCTACTTCATCAACAGCGAACGCCTGGACACGGTCGATCCGAAAGCGGCGGATGCGCTCTGTCGTTATACCGTTCTCGGTAAAAAAGAGCTGGGGGCGGCGCTGAAAAATCCAGCCTTTGTGACTGAATTAACCGCACTGGTTAATCAGGGCTACTGGTTCTTCGACGAATAAACTCCCTCCTCTTTAGCGGCTTCCGAATACATATTGTATGACGCGCTTCGGGAGCCGCACACTATCATTCGAATGGTTCGCTGTATCAAAAGCGTATAGGTTCGTCCTGTTAACATTCGTCTACCATCCTGATGTCAGTAACGCCAATGTAAAGATCGGAATGGCGTTAACTTGCTTTGCCTAATAATCAGTTAGCTATTGAATTTACTGATAAAAAATAAAGCCATCACGTCCATAAATCCATAATTGGGCTATCTTTTAGAGCGATACTTAATTAAATAACTCTGGAGAGATGTCATGTTTCATTTGCCTAAAATAAAGCAATCCCCCTTAGCGTTATGTCTCATCATATCAGCCTGTGTGGTGGCACCGCTTTCTTCCGCAGACACGAAGGCACCAGGCTCGCTAGTGAAAAAAGTGCAGTTGGGTGAGGAGTATGGCTTACTGGAGGCGGCTGAGCAGTATCGGATCCAGTATCACTCTCGAAGTGGTGTGGATGGCAAAAGTCCACGGAACGACACCGGCGCTGTTTTCATCCCTAAAGGTGAAACGCCAGAAGGTGGCTGGCCAGTCGTGGTGTGGACGCATGGAACGATAGGTGTGGCGGCTTCCTGCGCACCGTCTCTCAATCCACGTTCAGCACGGGATGCACAGTATTTAAATACCTGGTTGTCGTTGGGGTTTGCCATTGTGGCACCGGACTACGCGGGGCTTGGATCTGATGGGCTGCATCACTATCTCAACGCTCGAGGCGAGGCATGGAGCGTGTTGGATAGCGTAACAGCATCGCTAAGTACATTCCCGTTGCGCAATCAGTTAACGCTTGTCGGCCAGTCACAGGGGGCGCATGCGGCCTTTGCGACAGCGGGCTACCAACCGGATTATGCGCCGAATCTGCATATCGTATCGACGGTATTGACTGGAACGCCTTATTTTGACGACAAAACCTCTGCGGCAGATCTTTTTGCTGGGGAAAATGGAGCAGGCGGAGAAGGTGGCGATCCGAAAATCCCTTATGTGATGTATATCTATCTCTCGGCGGCTGATGTGAATAAAGAGCTTAAGGTTGATGATTATTTCACACCGAAAGCCGCCGCCGTTGTCGCTGACGCGCGTAAAATGTGTATCGGCGAGCTGACGCAAAAGGTGATGGCCGAGGGGCTGAATGCGAAGAATAGCCTGAAGCCTGCGATTCAGGAATTGCTGGACAGTCAGACCGCGAGTTTGCGCTATAACACACTCAAGGTTAACCAACCGGTCTTCATCGGGATTGGAACTAATGACATCAATGTGCCTACAAAGATGCAGCTTCACTTTGCGGAAGATGTCATTAGTGCCGGGACGTCAGCAGAGGTACATGAATATAAAGGCATGAACCACGGTGAAACGGTTAACGTTTCACTGCGTGATTCGGCTCCTTTTGTGTGGTCGGCAAAACCGTAAGCCTCTTGTCCCGGCGTACCTACCGGGACATTAATTTTCCAGCCATCGCCGCGAGATCTGACTCTCCCGGCGATATTGCCGCTGCCGATACGCCAGCATCCCCCACGCCAGTAGCCCGTACAGCACGGCTAGCATCCACAAATGCCACCAAAATGCGCCGATTTGGGCAAAGTCAGCGCCCATCTGATTAAGGCGCAATATTCCCTGAATCGTGAAGACGGCGGGTACCCACTGTGCAAGCCAGTTCAGAGGCGCAGGGATCATCTCCACAGGCCAGATGAAACCAGAAAGAAAGACGATAGGGATAGAGGACAGCAGCACGGCCTGGCTGGGAAGATCTTTGCGTGTAAAGGCCGCTCCCAGTACCACACCGAGCCACAGCGTTGAGAGCAGAAAGGGCAATACAAACAAAAGTACCTGGCTCAGACTGGCTTCGCGTGCAATGCCGTAGGCATCGAGACAAAAACCGAGCATGTAGAGCAGTGAGAGCAGATAGGCACCGCCAACGACCAATGTACGGGCCAGCAGCAAACGCCACGGTGTCGCGTATTGCCAGTAGCGAACGTCGCCAGAGCGCGTGTGCTGGTTTTGACCGGCACCCAGCAAGCCGCATCCCATTAGCAAAATCTGATGCAGTATCAACATGAAAACACCGGGAACCACGTAATCGACATAGCCCATCGTGGGATTAAATATCGGCACAACATTCAGCGAGGTTGCCTGCCACTGTGAGCTGGCGGCGGGTATGCCTTCCCCCTGAGCAAGCAGGCGTGCGATTTTAACCTGCGCGCCCGCGGTGCCGCCGACTGTCGCCAGAGACTGTGCGATCGCGCCGTAGATCAGGAAGTAGCTGGCATCTGCTGAGTAGCTTACCGTGACGTTTTTTCCCTGCATGATATCGCGATAGAAATGACGCGGAATGTAGAGGATCCCTTTCGCTTTGCCATCCAGAAGCAGCGCCTTGGCGTCATCCAGCGTATTGCGCTGTGCCACCAGTTGAACTTCTGGCGTGGAATCGGCCATAAACGCCAGACGACGTGAGAGCTGGGTGCCATCTTCATCAACCAGCACCACCGGCAGTTCACGCGGTGTCTGGGCGAGGTAAGGGCGCGGATAGAGAAAGGAATAGAGCAGAATCCCACCGAACAGGGTGAGCAAGATCGTCGGATCGCGCAGTAAGCTGCGCAACTCAAATCGGATGAGTTTGGCGAAGGTCAGCATGCTGCCTCCTTGTCACCTGGCCGATAGCACCACAGCGTGAGCGGTAGCAGCAGCCAGAATAGGGTGAGCGCCGTCAGCGCAGGTGCGATCTGAATGAATCCGGCACCGTAGCTGGTGATGGCAATCGCGATATCACCGTAGTGAGCGACGGGCAACAGCTGTCGCCAGAACGTGGCGAAGGTCTCCATTGCTGCGGCCGGAAAGGTGATGCCCATAAACGCCAGTCCGGGAGCCATTAACGCCCCGACGATGGAAACGGCGCGTGCAGGATCGCGAATCAGCGCATAGAAGGCCATGCCCAGCGCGACGCAGGCGCCAGCGGTCACGCCGATCGAGACGAAGAGCAGCAGCGCTGAGCCGTTGAGTGGATAATTAAGCAGGCTATACAGCATGTAACTCCAGACGCCGCCCCATGCCCAGCCGATCAGCCAGTGCGTCAGGAATTTAGACCCGATGGCGGCGAGGTTCTCCGGTTCCCAGTGTGCTCCGCGTCGATCCTCTCGAGCCAACGTATTCAGGCCGTATAGCGCAAGCAGAATTGACCAGATCGAGGGGATAATCGCGTTCAGCAAAAACTGGGCGTAGTTGGAATTTTGATTAAACAGCGCGGTAATCTGTCCGCCAATCGGCATCGCCAGCCCTTTGGCTTCAGGAACGGCAGCCCCCTGAGCCAGCGCCTGCATCACCGCGATCTGCCCGTTGAACGTCCCCGCTACCAACGCCAGCGAACTGTTAATGACTTTGGCAATCAGCACAAACTGCCCGTTATTCCAGGCGGTGATCGTGGGTAACGTTCCCAGACGGCTATCACGCTCAAAGTGACGTGGGATCACCACCAGCGCGTAGATCTCGCCGCCGCGCAACGCCGTTGCACCGTCCGTTACTGCCGAGAATTGATGGTTCAGGTTGAAAGAGGGGGAGGCATGTAGCGCTCTGGCAAATTGGCGCGACATCGTGCTGTTATCCAGATCGATCAGGCCGATAGGAAGTTCGCGGACAATCGCGCCGGAGAGCGTCCACCAGGCAATCAGCATGGTGATAAGCGGTAACCAGAGTGCTAAGGCCATCCCCCAGCGGTCACGCCATAGCGCTTTCCACTCACGTATCATCACAGTTCTACCAATGCGCTCATGCCAACGCGCAGCCCGCTAATCGGTTGAATCGGGCGCGCCTCTACTTCAAATGTCCGCATATCGAATCCTTGTCGCGTATCTGTGGCCCGCCATGTGGCGAAATCCCCCATGACGGAAACATAAGACACCTTAAACCGGAATGTCTGGTTGTTCAGCGCGGGAATACGCGCCTCAAACTCGGTACCCATCGCAAAGCGTTCAAGGAGATCCTCACGTACCGCCAACTGAATCCAGATGTCGCTCATGTCCAATAGCGTAACCACGGGGAAGCCCTGTGGCGCAATTTCGCCGCTGCGCAGCAGCACATTACTGACTTCTCCGGTGTGGGGGCTGACGACGCGCGCCTCTGCCAGATAGGCTTCCACTTCGGCCACGGAACCCGCTGCCATACGGACTTTTTCCTCTGCCGCTGCCTGTGTTTCTTTGCGTGTGCCTTCCAGCGCCATTTGATATTCCTGCCACGCCATCCCCTCGGTATAGCGGGCGGCCTCCCATGAGGCTTTAGCTTCATCCCGTTTTTGCAGCGGCAACACGCCTTCCTGATAGAGATTTTGCACGCGTAGATAGGTCTTATGGCTTAGCTCCGAACCGGCTTTGGCTTTTTGCCACTGATCTTTTGCCGCGGCGATTTGCTGCTCACGCGCCCCTTTTTTGGCCTCCAGCGCCACCGCGCCTGCTGCGGCTTCACCCGCTTTCGCCTGTTCTAGCTTCGCGTCCAGTTCCGGCGTTAGGAGCGTAAAGACGAGATCGCCAACGTTAAGCTGCTGGCCTTTTTCTACCCGCACATCGGCAATACGACCCGGCACTTTGGAAGATACCGAATACTGCTGCGCTTCGATTTGTCCCTGTAGCCGTATCGGTTCGGGCTGATAGGCGAGCCAGAAGCGATAGGCTATCCAGATAATCACGATCAACAGGACAGCCTGAAGGATCCATTTGCGTTTCGAACGCGAAGAAGAGGAGGACTGCGTCATGGCGTCACCTGTATGGCGTACTGGGTCTGGTAGTCAGAGAAGCGGTTTATCTGGCTGGAAATCGCCATCAATCTGGCGATGGAAACCACGTAGCGATAGGCGGCGGAAGCGCGTTGTGTTTTGGCGCCAACCAGCTGGTTTAGCGCATCCACGACGTCCAGTGAGGTAGACATGCCCTGCATAAACGCCTTGTTGCGTAGCTGGACATTCTCTTCGGCCAGCTTTTCTGTCGAAGACAGGGAATTGAACTCTTCCAGCGCCAGTCGGGCTTCTCGCCATGTGCTCTCGACCATTATTTCAAGGTTTTGGCGCATATCGGCTTCCAGATGGTTAACCTGCATTTCTGCACTTTTGGCGGCGGCGATATTGTCGGAACGGCCTTCGCGGCTGATGAGCGGGACGGACACACCGACGCCCACCATCCAGTCCGGCGTGGTTCTGGCAGCCAGCGTATCCTGTTCATAGAGTTGATAGTTGCCGAAAAGAAACACGTCAGGGGCGTATTTGGCGCGTTCAATACGAATAAGATCCTTAGCCTGATCGCGCTTGGCGGAGAGCACCTTTAAGCCGGGATGTGTGTTGAGCGTTTGTTTCACCAACGCAGGCAGTTCGGGCAGCGTTTTGTTGACGAACAGTGTAGAAGAGGGGGTTGCGCCTTCTGTCTTGATCAGCTTTGCGAAGACCATTTCGGTTGTCTCCATACTGCGCCGCGCCTTTTGTGTTTCGATACGCGCCATGTCATAAGCCGATTGGGCGGACAGCACCTCGACTCGGGCGATTTGGCCTTGCGCTTCCAGCTTGCGGGCGTGGTCATAGTGCTGCGCCATGCCTTTCTCGATATCCTGACGCGTCTTCATCACCTGATGTGCCATTACCACGCCGTAGTAAGTCTGTGCCAGTGCCTCAAACTGCGCCAGCGTACGGACGATCAGCATCTGCTCAGCCTCATTGACCTGCGCGGCACGGATCGACTGTGCCGCATCAATCCGCCCGCCGGTAAATAACGGCCAGACGACCTGAACGGAACTGGTGACCACATTTTGTTCTGTGAAACGGGTGACGAAGGGATTGCCATTGATATTAATCAGCTGATTTAGCGCGGCAAAGATATCCCGGTGATTTGCCAACGGGTTTAAGTCGCGCGCGTCCAGTTCGACAGGTTTGTCGAGGCGCGTATAGCTTGCGCCCACGTTGACCTGCGGCCAGTAGAGACCTTTGGCAGATTCCTTCAAGAATTGCGCGCGATCGACCCCTGCGTGTTCGGCGGCAATACTGTCATCGCTTTGCAGCAGGCGAGCCCAGGCCTGATTAAACGAGATGGTTTGCCCAAATGCCGTGGACGACCAGCATTGCAACAGCAGCAGTGCTACGGGGAAATAAGTCAAAAGCCGGGTGTTGCCGTATGTTAATCGAGGCATGCCAAGTGAAATCATCCTTTTACCCAAATGCCGCCAACGTGGTAGGAATAAGCCTGCTAAAAAGCGAAGCCTGTGTAGGATAAAGAAACAGGGCTAACGCTGAGGTAAACAAACCGCGTTATGCCCTATTATTTTCGGAGATGATTTAGTTTTGGTCTAAATCCCCAATTATTCAAATAATATAAGGGGTTAAATTGGAAAAATTATTGGAAGGGAAATAATGCCTGTGGAACTGGGTTTTATGATGTAAATAACGATGACTATTTTCTAATAAATAATTAGTCAGCAAAGGCCCGGATTGTACTCCGGGCCAGCGTGACAAAAACGCTAATTAAACGGCTTCATTTTCGTCGGTATAGCGTTTGGCTTTATAGGCCGGGTGCATCAGGTTCTGGATGGAGAAAATATCGTCCAACTGTTCTTCGGTCAGCAGGCCGCGTTCCAGTACCACTTCACGTACGCTCTTACCGGTTTCGGCACAGATTTTCCCAACGATATCGCCGTTGTGGTGGCCGATGAACGGGTTCAGGTAGGTCACGATACCGATAGAATTGAAGACGTAAGCTTCACACACCTCTTTGTTAGCGGTAATGCCGTCGACGCATTTTTCCAGCAGGTTGTAGCAGGCGCTGGACAGAATCTGGATGGATTCGAACATCGCTTGTCCGATAACCGGTTCCATCACGTTCAACTGCAACTGACCCGCTTCTGCCGCCATGGTGACGCACGTATCGTTGCCGATGACTTTGAAGCATACCTGATTGACCACTTCCGGTACGACAGGGTTAACTTTGGCTGGCATGATGGACGAACCTGCCTGCAATTCCGGCAGGTTGATTTCGTTCAGGCCAGTGCGCGGGCCAGAAGACAGCAGGCGCAGGTCGTTACAGATCTTCGACAGTTTTACCGCCACACGTTTCAGGGCGCTGTGCACCATCACGTACGCACCGCAGTCGGAGGTGGCTTCGATCAGGTCTTCAGCCGGTACGCAAGGCAGACCGCTGACTTTTGCCAGATGTTGAACGGCCAGTTTCTGATACTCATCCGGCGTGTTCAGACGTGTACCGATGGCGGTCGCGCCCAGGTTCACTTCCAGCAGCAGCTCAGCGGTACGCAACAAGTTGCGGTTTTCTTCTTTCAGCAGCACGTTGAACGCGTGGAATTCCTGTCCGAGGGTCATCGGCACGGCATCTTGCAACTGGGTACGACCCATTTTCAGGATGTTTTCAAACTCTTTTGCTTTACGCTCAAAGCC includes these proteins:
- the aspA gene encoding aspartate ammonia-lyase, giving the protein MSTNIRIEEDLLGTREVPADAYYGIHTLRAIENFYISNSTISDIPEFVRAMVMVKKAAALANKELQTIPRNIANTILQACDEVLNNGKCLDQFPVDVYQGGAGTSVNMNTNEVLANIGLELMGHQKGEYQYLNPNDHLNKCQSTNDAYPTGFRIAVYTSILKLVEAITQLSDGFERKAKEFENILKMGRTQLQDAVPMTLGQEFHAFNVLLKEENRNLLRTAELLLEVNLGATAIGTRLNTPDEYQKLAVQHLAKVSGLPCVPAEDLIEATSDCGAYVMVHSALKRVAVKLSKICNDLRLLSSGPRTGLNEINLPELQAGSSIMPAKVNPVVPEVVNQVCFKVIGNDTCVTMAAEAGQLQLNVMEPVIGQAMFESIQILSSACYNLLEKCVDGITANKEVCEAYVFNSIGIVTYLNPFIGHHNGDIVGKICAETGKSVREVVLERGLLTEEQLDDIFSIQNLMHPAYKAKRYTDENEAV